One window from the genome of Paracoccus zhejiangensis encodes:
- a CDS encoding fasciclin domain-containing protein: MKRMTLAIGTMTLTASLGFAAWAANTMVGGAEMFPDKNIVENAVNSADHTTLVAAVQAAGLAETLSGPGPFTVFAPTNAAFEKLPAGAVEDLLKPENKDMLAKVLTCHVAAVDAISPAIGKMIADDGGAHAVNTVGGCVLTAAIRDSDKALTLTDENGTTAVVTIPDVDQSNGVIHVIDTVLMPKMDAM, encoded by the coding sequence ATGAAGCGCATGACTTTGGCCATCGGCACGATGACCCTGACCGCCAGCCTCGGCTTTGCCGCATGGGCGGCCAATACCATGGTGGGCGGCGCCGAGATGTTCCCCGACAAGAACATCGTCGAGAATGCCGTGAACTCGGCCGATCACACCACGCTGGTCGCCGCCGTGCAGGCCGCCGGACTGGCCGAGACGCTGTCAGGCCCCGGCCCCTTCACCGTCTTCGCCCCCACCAATGCCGCCTTTGAAAAGCTGCCCGCCGGCGCGGTCGAGGATCTGCTGAAGCCCGAGAACAAGGACATGCTGGCCAAGGTGCTGACCTGCCATGTCGCCGCAGTGGACGCCATATCGCCGGCCATCGGCAAGATGATCGCAGATGATGGTGGCGCCCATGCGGTCAACACGGTTGGCGGCTGCGTGCTGACCGCCGCGATCCGTGACAGCGACAAGGCGCTGACCCTGACAGACGAGAATGGCACGACCGCCGTCGTCACCATCCCCGATGTCGATCAGTCGAACGGCGTCATCCATGTCATCGACACCGTGCTGATGCCGAAGATGGACGCGATGTAA
- a CDS encoding anti-sigma factor, translating to MTDTPPPPPPAPVPLTPEEETEALAAEFALGLLAEDEAEAARKRLAEDAAFAAMVRLWQERLAGMANELTPVMAPAGARLGIQRALGHAREPLADVPQIRRGRAGSSGRSGGWMGWLLGAVAAGAVALAVILLPGQDQPDYVAQLAMEGMMVEAHVEGREIKVAMMEGEAHEGRDMELWWIAGPEATPVSLGLVPHEGSMTMVLPEGLEPGTDVQLAISDEPLGGSPTGQPTGTIMAHSTLTQT from the coding sequence ATGACCGACACCCCTCCCCCTCCCCCGCCCGCGCCCGTGCCACTGACCCCGGAAGAGGAAACCGAGGCGCTGGCCGCGGAATTCGCCCTTGGCCTTCTGGCCGAGGACGAGGCCGAGGCGGCGCGCAAGCGACTGGCCGAGGATGCCGCTTTCGCCGCCATGGTGCGGCTGTGGCAGGAGCGCCTGGCCGGCATGGCCAATGAACTGACCCCGGTGATGGCGCCGGCCGGTGCGCGGCTGGGGATCCAGCGGGCGCTTGGCCACGCCCGCGAGCCGCTGGCCGATGTACCACAGATCCGGCGCGGACGCGCTGGCAGCTCGGGCAGGTCGGGCGGCTGGATGGGCTGGCTTCTGGGCGCGGTGGCCGCCGGCGCCGTGGCGCTGGCCGTCATCCTGCTGCCGGGACAGGACCAGCCGGATTACGTCGCCCAGCTGGCGATGGAAGGCATGATGGTCGAGGCCCATGTCGAAGGCCGCGAGATCAAGGTCGCCATGATGGAAGGCGAGGCCCATGAGGGCCGTGACATGGAGCTGTGGTGGATCGCCGGGCCCGAGGCCACGCCGGTCTCACTTGGCCTTGTTCCGCATGAGGGCAGCATGACCATGGTCCTGCCCGAGGGACTGGAACCGGGAACCGACGTGCAGCTGGCGATCTCGGACGAACCGCTTGGCGGGTCACCCACGGGCCAGCCGACCGGGACCATCATGGCGCACTCCACACTCACGCAAACGTGA